Proteins co-encoded in one Gemmatimonadota bacterium genomic window:
- a CDS encoding NAD(P)-dependent alcohol dehydrogenase: protein MRAYVIDHNLATAADLPELGGPGPGEALVRVRSVSLNYRDLMVARGRYGKPFEGTFVAGSDMAGDVLKTGPDVKEIRPGDRVVNAPFLHWPAGRLTPDRMKTLVGAGGVGGVLCEEVLYPADALVPMPPHFSHHEGSTLPIAGLTAWASVVSQGDVQAGEWVLLHGTGGVSVFAAQLTRIMGARVLLTTSSEEKSSRMKAEFGVLETFDYRDEGWPEQVRSCTGGAGVDLVVDVAGGQTFAKSLKACALHARVSLVGILDGFETRLNPFDIIGRQIQVRGIYTSSTDDLYDLVRACEASGLRPCIDRVFPFDEVPAAYDYLESQRHLGKIVCALS, encoded by the coding sequence ATGCGCGCATATGTAATTGATCACAACCTGGCTACCGCAGCCGATTTGCCGGAGCTTGGGGGACCCGGACCCGGCGAGGCGCTCGTCAGGGTCCGATCCGTTTCACTGAACTATCGTGACCTCATGGTTGCCAGGGGCAGGTACGGCAAGCCGTTCGAGGGGACGTTCGTCGCCGGGTCCGACATGGCGGGCGATGTTTTGAAAACGGGACCGGACGTAAAGGAAATCCGGCCGGGTGACCGGGTCGTGAACGCGCCTTTCCTGCATTGGCCCGCCGGGAGACTCACGCCTGACCGGATGAAGACCCTGGTGGGAGCGGGTGGCGTGGGCGGGGTCCTGTGCGAAGAGGTGCTGTATCCCGCGGACGCCCTGGTTCCCATGCCACCCCATTTCTCGCACCACGAGGGATCGACATTGCCGATTGCCGGGCTGACCGCCTGGGCATCGGTCGTATCGCAGGGTGATGTGCAGGCCGGGGAGTGGGTTCTGCTCCACGGAACGGGCGGTGTTTCCGTTTTTGCGGCCCAGTTGACGCGCATCATGGGTGCGCGAGTGCTGCTGACCACGTCGTCCGAAGAGAAATCCAGCCGGATGAAAGCGGAATTCGGTGTGCTGGAGACCTTTGACTACCGGGACGAGGGATGGCCGGAACAGGTTCGTTCTTGTACCGGCGGGGCCGGGGTCGACCTGGTCGTGGACGTGGCGGGCGGCCAGACCTTCGCGAAATCCCTGAAGGCCTGCGCACTGCATGCCCGGGTATCGCTCGTGGGCATCCTGGACGGATTCGAAACGCGTCTCAATCCCTTCGACATCATCGGCCGGCAAATCCAGGTACGGGGAATTTACACTTCCTCCACCGACGATCTGTACGACCTGGTCAGGGCCTGCGAAGCGTCGGGACTCAGGCCCTGCATCGACCGGGTGTTTCCCTTCGATGAAGTACCCGCGGCCTACGACTACCTCGAATCCCAGCGGCATCTC